The Mesorhizobium sp. AR02 genomic interval CCCGCTGTCATCGTTCCCTCGCTGGCGATCGCCAGCCTCACCATCAGCGTCAACCTGCTGATCGACAACCTGCCGCAGAAGATCAGGGACAGGGACGCATGACCAATCTGGTCCAGGTCAGGAATCTGAGGATCGAGGCGACGACCGACTCCGGACGTGTCGTCGAAATCATCAAGGGCGTCAGCCTCGACATCGCCGACGGCGAGATCGTCGCCCTGATCGGTGAGAGCGGCTCCGGCAAGACGACGGTGGCGCTCTCGCTCATGGGCTATGCGCGGCCCGGCTGCCGGATCATCGGCGGCGAGATCAATGTGAACGGCAAGAACATGGCCGCACTTTCCGAAAAGCAGCGCGCCAAATTGCGCGGCACCGACATTGCCTATGTTCCGCAAAGTGCCGCCGCCTCGTTCAACCCCTCGTCCACCATCATGGAGCAGGTGATCGAGGTTACGCGCATCCACGGCCTGATGCCGCCCGAGCAGGCGCGAAAGCGCGCGGTCGAGCTGTTCAGGGCCTTGTCGCTGCCGGACCCGGAAGGGATCGGCGCGCGTTATCCGCACCAGGTTTCAGGCGGGCAATTGCAGCGGCTGTCGGCGGCCATGGCGCTTATCGGCGATCCCAAGCTGATGATCTTCGACGAGCCGACAACGGCACTCGACGTGACGACGCAGATCGACGTGCTGAAGGCATTCAAGTCGGTCATGCGGGCTGGCGGGATAGCGGGGGTCTACGTTTCGCACGATCTCGCGGTCGTCGCCCAGATCGCCGACCACATTGTGGTGCTGAAGGGCGGCGAAGTGCAGGAGACCGGCACCACCGCTCAGATTCTTTCGGCCGCCCAGCACCCCTATACGCGCGAACTTTTGGCTGCCTTCGAGCCGAAGCCGCGGCAAGCGCATGCGGACGCGGATGCCGGCGCCAAGCCGTTGCTGCGCATCGACAATGTGACGGCCGGCTACGGCGCGGTGCGGGCTGACGGACTGCCGCTTATCCGCGCTGTCAATTCCGTCAGCCTGGTCGTCGAGAAGGGGCGCAATCTCGGCGTCATCGGCGAATCCGGCTGCGGAAAATCGACGCTGGCGCGCGTCATCGCCGGCATCCATCCAGCGGCGGCCGGCGACATCGTCTTCGACGGCAAGCAACTGGAGCGCGCTGCAAGGAAACGCAGCCAGGACCAGCTGCGCGAGATGCAGATCGTGTTCCAGTATGCCGATACCGCGCTCAATCCGGCCAAGCCGGTCGAAGACATCATTGCCCGGCCGCTGGCCTTCTAGCACGGGCTCGACAGGCAGGCGCGCTCGAAGCGTGTCGACGAACTGCTCGACATGGTTCGCCTGCCCAGGACGCTGCGCTATCGTCGCCCGTCGGAGCTCTCGGGCGGCCAGAAGCAGCGCGTGAATTTGGCGCGCGCGCTGGCGGCCGACCCCAAGCTGATCATCTGCGACGAAATCACCTCGGCGCTCGACACGGTGGTGGCGGCCGCCGTGATCGAACTGCTCAAGGAGTTGCAGCGCGAGTTGGGCCTTTCCTACATCTTCATCAGCCACGACCTCTCCGTCGTCGAAGCGATCTGCGACGAGATCATGGTCATGTACAATGGCGAGCGGGTGGAGCAGATCACGCCCGACAAGCTGAAAGTGCCCACCCACCCCTATTCCAAGCTTCTGTTCTCCTCCGTGCCGAAGCTCGATCCGACGTGGCTCGATGGCCTCGTCCGCGACCCCGAGCTTGTCAGCCAGTACGGCCATCGCTGACGAAACGGCAGAGCCTCACCTCGGAAACAGGCTGGGCAACGGCATGTGCGCCTTGACGATGGGAGACTTCAGCACCACGAAGCTGAAATACTTGTCGATGCCGATATCCATGTCGGTCAGCCGCTCCATGATCGCCTGGTACTCGCCGATACCGGCGGCCACGAATTTCATCAAATAGTCGTAACGGGCGGAAACGCGGTGGCATTCGACGGCCGCATCAACCTTGTCGATGGCGGCAAGGAAACGCGCGAAGTCGATCTGACGGTGGTTCTTGAGCGTAATTTCCGTGAAGACGGTGAGTGTCCGCCCCAGCTTTGCAATGTCGATCTGCGCTGAATAGCGCACGATATAGCCTTCGGCCTGCAGCTTCTTTACCCGCATCAGACAGGGGCTGGGGGAGAGATTGACCAGTTCCGCCAGCTCCACATTTGTGATGCGGCCGTTCTTCTGCAGCTCATACAGAATCTTGATGTCAATCCGATCGAGTTTCATGGGGCCCGTCTAAAATTGCGAGCAGAGCCGGTAGGCCTCATAGATCGACGAGTAGATGTCCCTGCTGGCAACTGCGTCTCCAATGCGGTGCAAGACGAACGATCCGGCAGCTTGGGGACCATTGTCCCCCTTCGTTTCCGTTCCCGTCATGAGTGCTATGTCGGTGACGCCGTTATTGGCTGAGCGCGCCCGCAATTCCTGGTAGGTGTCCTCCATGGGCACCGTGCCGCGCTCGACGATGAGTTGGGCTGCCATCATTTCCGTTTCCGCACCGGTGAGTTCATGCCGGAACGTGGCGGCGATCCCATTGCCCTGGCGCGCTGCCTTGACCAAGCGCAAATCGCTGACGACCCGGATGCCGCGTTCCGAGGCGCGTTTGCGAAAACTCGCCCTGTCCGGATAGGGCGTCTCGATCGCCAGCGTGTCGTCCGCTATGGCCAGGCTGACCACGCGCCCCGGACGGGCAAGATGCAAAGCGCAGGAAACTGCGGCCTGGCGACCGGTCTCGTCGTAGATCAGCACATCGTCCTTCGCCGGCACGACCCCGGTCAGGACGTCCCAGACGCTGTCGCAATGTTCGACGCCCTCCAGCCGTTCCATATCGGGAATGCCACCGGTTGCGACGATGACCGCGTCCGGTTTTGCGGCAAGGACGATTTCTGCGTCCGCGTAGGTGTTGAGACGGACGTCCACGCCCAGGCGAGCGAGCTCGCCGGTACGCCAGTCGACTATGCCGATGAGATCCTTGCGATCGGACGCCGAGGCCGCGACGAGCACCTGCCCACCAAGCTGCGCCCCGGCTTCGAGCAGGCTCACTCTGTGGCCGCGCTCGGCGGCGACCCTTGCCGCTTCCATTCCGCCCGGACCACCGCCGACCACGACCACCCGTTTCGGTGTTTCAGCCCGCACGATGGTATGGCTGATGATCGTTTCATGGCCGCTGGCCGGGTTGTGAATGCACTGCACCTTCTTGTACAGGCAGTAGGACGCGCCGACACACGGGCGAATGCGTTCTTCTTCTCCGCGCATCACCTTGTTGACGATATGGGGGTCGGCAATATGCGCCCGGGTCATGCCGACCAGGTCGACAAGGTTCTCGCGGATGGCATGCCGCGCCGTGGCTACGTCCCGGATGGCTGCGGCGTGGATGACGGGCAGCCTGGTTTCCCGTTTGAACTGCCCGACCAGCGGCAGAAACGGCGCGCTGGCGCTGAACATGCCGGGCATGTTCTGCTCGGCCAAGGACAGGTCGGTGTCCATGCGGCCAAAGATGCAATTGAAGAAATCGACATGGCCTTCCCGCTCGAACAGCCTGGCGAAGGCAAGGCATTCCTCGAAATCCGACCCGTCGTCGACCGCCTCGTCGATCACCAACCGGATGCCGACAGCGAAGTCGTCGCCCACCGCACGGCGTACCGCCTCGTGAACCATCAGGCCGAAGCGTGCGCGGTTTTCCAGCGAGCCGCCGAAGCCATCCGTGCGTCTGTTGGTTCTGAGCGAGAGGAATTGCCCGATCAGATGGCCGCCGGTGACGGTCTCGACGCCATCCAGACCGCCGTCCAGGCAGCGCCTGGCGGCACTGGCGTAATCCTTGATGATGCGATCGATGTCCGCGGCATCCATCTCCTTCGGAAAATTCCGGTTTCGCGTCTCGCGAACGCGTGACGGCGCCACAGGCGGCAGCCAATTCC includes:
- a CDS encoding Lrp/AsnC family transcriptional regulator yields the protein MKLDRIDIKILYELQKNGRITNVELAELVNLSPSPCLMRVKKLQAEGYIVRYSAQIDIAKLGRTLTVFTEITLKNHRQIDFARFLAAIDKVDAAVECHRVSARYDYLMKFVAAGIGEYQAIMERLTDMDIGIDKYFSFVVLKSPIVKAHMPLPSLFPR
- a CDS encoding NADH:flavin oxidoreductase, which translates into the protein MNGVEQDVKIAASQAGSTSSDPLLQPFRLKGLTLRNRVVSTSHASMLDDGGLPLERYQRYHEEKARGGLAMTMAGGSAMTSPDSSWGGGQLDLSTNRIVPHLQSLSQRIHRHGAAVMCQVSHLGRRATAYAGNWLPPVAPSRVRETRNRNFPKEMDAADIDRIIKDYASAARRCLDGGLDGVETVTGGHLIGQFLSLRTNRRTDGFGGSLENRARFGLMVHEAVRRAVGDDFAVGIRLVIDEAVDDGSDFEECLAFARLFEREGHVDFFNCIFGRMDTDLSLAEQNMPGMFSASAPFLPLVGQFKRETRLPVIHAAAIRDVATARHAIRENLVDLVGMTRAHIADPHIVNKVMRGEEERIRPCVGASYCLYKKVQCIHNPASGHETIISHTIVRAETPKRVVVVGGGPGGMEAARVAAERGHRVSLLEAGAQLGGQVLVAASASDRKDLIGIVDWRTGELARLGVDVRLNTYADAEIVLAAKPDAVIVATGGIPDMERLEGVEHCDSVWDVLTGVVPAKDDVLIYDETGRQAAVSCALHLARPGRVVSLAIADDTLAIETPYPDRASFRKRASERGIRVVSDLRLVKAARQGNGIAATFRHELTGAETEMMAAQLIVERGTVPMEDTYQELRARSANNGVTDIALMTGTETKGDNGPQAAGSFVLHRIGDAVASRDIYSSIYEAYRLCSQF